Part of the Drosophila kikkawai strain 14028-0561.14 chromosome 3L, DkikHiC1v2, whole genome shotgun sequence genome is shown below.
GTTATCACGGTCTTTTATGCGGTGGGCGAGGTGGCTCTGGCCATGTTCGCCAAGGCCTTTCCCGACTGGCGCATCCTGCTGCGCATCACCTATATGCCCTCGCTAATCCTGCTCGCCTACTTTTGGATCCTGCCGGAGAGCGTGCGCTGGCTGCTTAGCCAGGGCAAGGAGGAGCGAGCCAAAGGCATCCTACGCCGGGCAGCCAAGGTCAACAAGCGAAAGCTCTCGGAGACCATGCTGGACAAGCTCGTCCTGGCCAACCGTGACAAGCTGCAGCAATCGGCGGAAAGCCGCTTCCCCATTCGCGAGGCCTTCAAGAACTTCAAGTGGCGCATTGCCAACTGTTCCTTCTGTTGGATTGTTCACGTCCTGGTCTACTACGGCttaagcctgaatgtggtccTCCTGGACGGGGACAAGTACAACAATTTTGCATACATTGCCCTGGTGGAGATTCCCGGCTTCTTCATGCCGCTGCTGATCATGGACCGCTTCGGAAGACGCTACTCCCTCTGCGGCCTGATGCTGTTCAGCGGTCTCTGCTGCATAGGAACCATTTTCACTGGGGCGGATCAGCCGGTGCTGCAGCTGGTGCTGTTCCTCATCGGCAAGCTGACCATCACTGCCAGCTTCCAAGTGCTGTACTTCTTCGCCTCGGAGATCTATCCCACTAATCTGCGCAACAGCCTGCTTAGCTTCTGCTCGATGATGGGCAGGTTCGGCTCCATGCTGGCCCCCCAAACGCCTCTTCTGGTGGGTACTGAATGCGGAGGGATTTATTCAATAGTTAGTTATATTCTCTCTTTACTCGCAGGCCAAGTATTATGCCAGTGCTCCGGCTTTGATCTTCGCCGGCGCTGCCATTGTGAGCGGACTGCTCACCCTATTCTTCCCCGAGACCACCAATGTCGTCCTGCCGACGACTGTCCAGGAGGCGGATGCCATTGGCGTCAAAAAGAGACCTTCGCAGGCCAAGGATCTCGATCTAGTCGTTCCGGCGAGTCAACCGCAGTAATAGCAGCTATCATTACCGTAATCTTAGCCTAAGGCAGGGCAGCCTGCAAATACAAAGACATTTCTCCACAAATGTgttataaagtctaagagtaagccatacaatatataaatatatataattaatagcATTAACAAATAACTGAGTTTGATTTATTCACTGGCAATTGGTAATGGTCAACATTGGTACTTAAGTCTAAAAATTATGTTCAAATTAGTTTTATCAGTGTAGAAAATGTCAAAAGGTACggcataatataatattataaaaaaaagtattagcTTCCATTAATCAGTTGGCTTTGAAATATAAACAAGTTTAcaattaacaaaacaaaaggtgATTTCATTAATCAATTCGCTCTGCGCcgaaattaattacttaactagtgtacaaaaaaatatatatataaagtcgCTTTTGCTGGTGATAATATCCTAGAGGAATTTAAGAGAAATTTACATAATGAATATcaataattttgatttttaaattgtaaaaaaaaactgcttAATTTACATAATGAATATcaataattttgatttttaaattgtagaaaaaaattgttcaatgACTTTGACTAAAGAACTGCACTATAGTCTTGGTTCCACTTGAGGACGAACCCCCAATGGTGACATTTAAAGCCTTGGACTTTTGCTTCTTTGCCTGGGCCGGCGAGGTCTTCTCCTTGCTGAGTGCCGCTGCCCGAGTGCGCAAGTCCTGCTGATTCAGTTCGCGCTGCAAGTTCCTGGCCACATGGTAATCAATGTGCTCCGGCATATCCACGCTTTTTATATATGCCTTGCACTCGGAGCACTGCTGCATAGGAACATCGCTGACCGGGGGCGGAGGTTCTTTAACGCTGAAGAACTTGGCTATGCTGTTGCCAGATGAAGCAGAACTGGTACTAGCTGCCTTCTTGGGTTTTTTCGGCGGCGTTGGCTTGGTTGCTTCCTTCTGGCGTGACTCCTTCTGCCTATCCTCCCGCTGCTCGCTCTTCAGCTGGCGGCTTAGCTCCTGGGCGAAATGATGATCTCGGTGAGTTTGCAGGGCCTTAATTTCATCAAAGATTTTGGCTCCACACTGATCGCACTCCACAGTGGGCAAAAGGTCATAGTGCATCTTGGGAACAGCGTACTCGGCGTAACTCTCCTTATACGAGTTGTCCACTTCGTTGAATTTACGCTTAGAGGTAGATGGCTGCAGTTCCTCTTCGGTAAGTGGGGGTTGTTCTGCGACAGAATTCGCTATAGAGAGGTTCTTCTCTGCCTTTGAATCCTCTGTTTCCGATTTCTGATTGGGCCTTGTTAAATCCGTATCCTCCACAGTATCGTCATCGAAATCCTTTTCATTGTTAGCCTCGATGGCGTCCAACTCCTCGGCCAGGTCCTGCATATCCGAAGAGTCCTCATCCGCTGCTTCAGGCTTTTGTTGCCGGTTTACCTTTTGTTGCTTCAAAAACTTGGAGAAAAAGCTCTCCTTGAGCTCGGGAGGCGTTGAGGTGATAGCTGTTTCCTCCGCTTCCCCTTCCGCTTGGGAGACCGCCTTCAGCTTCTGCTTGTACTCCTCAAAGAAGTTCTTTTTTGGAGCTTCTTTAGGAGTTGCCACCACAGGATTAGTGGCTTCCGGTTTCTTATCCTCTTTTTTGGATAGATAATTAGCAAAGAAGCTTTGCATCTTGGACTCCTCCGTCTGCTTGGGCTTTATTTCCACTGGAACTCTGGGCGGTGGTACTGGCTCCTCCCCACTCACCCTTCGTTTTTTGGCCGCCTGATTAGCAAACATCTCCTGTAACTTGTTCTGGGCACTAGAAACCGTCTCAAACTTGCCCACGCTGATTCCTAGGAACTTGATGGCGTTGTTCAGCGCCGCCTCGCTTCCGGCTCGCAGGAACGTCTTTGTATTGGCCTTAATTAGGTCCAGGGCATACTTCGCCAGCAAGTCCTGGTCGTAGTCCTTAAGGGCGGTGGAGCGGGAGCTAGCAACCTCCTCGCCGTCAATGTCCTGGACATACTGTACCACCATTTGCTTGGCCTTCCGATTGTTCTCAATGAAATCCTTCTCCAGTCGATCATTGATTTCAGAGGAGAGCTCCCCCAGCCAATGCTGGAGCGTTTTCAAGCCGGTGATGTTGTTCCGCCCCGGGAACTTCTTGCAGCAGCCAATGCTCTTGGAGTAGAAGCGCGGAGTAACTGCCTCCAGGTCGATGCCACGCGAGATGTTAAACAACCAGGAGCTGGAACCGGACCCACTGAGATTAGTGACTCCAATGGGAAGGCATAAAAAACTTACCCATTCTTCTCATCAAACTTGCGCTGCAGCTCCGCCTCGGTGAACTTGACAATTTGGCCCAGGAACTTGATGCCCATGGTCTCGCACACCACCTCACCGAACTTGCCGCCTAGCCCCTTGATCTTGCCCACAGGCAAGGCGTCAAACAGACCGGGGATCTCCGCCAGCGGAAGGACGGTCTGCTTGTTGGGCTTGTTCAGGCCGGCGGCCAGCTTGGCCAGGATCTTGTTGTGTGCTATGCCTGCCGAGCACTCGTATCCGGTCTCCTTCTTGACAGCTGCCCGCACCTCGCCGGCCACGGAGGCGCCGATGAGCAGACGAATGTCACTCTGGCGGACGGCTGGAAGGTCATTCTGGTCGTAGGACAGCGCGAAGCGTTCGTCATCGACGTAGGGATTAGCAAAGCGTTTGGTGATCTTGTTGACATAGTCGCCAATGCTGGTGTAGCCCACGGCAAAGGTGTTGATCAACTCCTGCGGCTTTAGTGCAAAGGCGCCCTGCAGGGAATCCACATGGTTAGAAGCTCCTCTTGCCTAACTTTAACTTGCTTACACTCTGCATTTGCTGCATGCGCAGGTTCACAGTCTCCGTGATGTCCAGGTACGCCTCGTCAACCGAGGCGCGCTCCAGTAGCGTGGTGAAGCGCTGCAGCACATTGGCCACCTCCTTGCCGGCGTCGCGGTACTTGCTAGTGTCCGCCTTCTCCCGGATATTGGGCACCTGGCAGAGCACGATGTCCGGGCAGAGGTCCTTAGCCTCGTCGCCCCGCATGTGGCGGGTAACTCCCTTGGCCCGCGCCGCATAGTTCACAGCGATGATGCCGCCCCCGCGCCAAGGATTGTACTGGACCACGGCCAGGGGCCGGTTGCGGTACTCGggctgctgcttctcctccACCTGGCAGAAGAAGCAGTCCATGTCCACCAGTAGGACCACGCGATCGTATTTGCTTTGCATGCTAACATGGCTGCGTGCGGCGGCCATGGTTTCATTTCATAAATTTGCGCGGATTTCACAATAGGTCTGGAAAAGGATCGATTTCGAAGCGGTTTTAAAAgaatcgatatatcgataagcattttgtaataaaaagtAGCCAAGTTGGCAACTCTCTGAGAAAGTGGCTTTCGATACATCGATACCTTGAAAAAAGATACGATGAAACCAGGGAATCGATAGTATCAATGTGGCAATCGAATTTATGCCAGCTCCATTTTCCGTGGGTTTCCTTCACTTTTcgaataatataaacaaacaaatgaatGTTAAAATGTTCGCTACACCATAATTTACAGCGTGGTATACGCTAATCAAAAAGTAGTGTACATATCCGGGAAAACGGCGACGAAGCGGTAAAAGCGGATTCAAAATGTGCgtgcttaaaaataaactaaataaataagcagtgtcctgttttattttcttgtgtgaaaactatttaaaagcttaaagCAAAGTATGTGGATTACCCAAGTGAAGAGATAAGCTGGCGAAAATTCCTGGCAAGCGGTTAGGATATTGATTTTCTGCCAGAAGCCGCTGCCAAAATGCAATTTACATACACACAGGGCTGGCCCACTCATCCTCATCCCTTATCCTGGATTTTCCTGCGCCCCCCAAGTTCATTTGGGTTAATGCACGGATTATTATCGCCGGATTTATTGATCTGGTCAAGCGGTAGccagaaataaatattccCTATCGTGCCGCGCTCTATTTCCGGCATTTCTGCGCTCCCCTTCCACATTTTCCGCCCGTTTCCGCGATTCCACCTCATCTACCTTTGCGCATTTTCCGCCTCTGTGCCGGCTGTTTTGATTGATGCGCCCAGTGTGTGTGTCCAACGGCTTAATTAGCCAAACGCACGGATTAGGAGTCCGACTCGGTAGCGGGCTCCACCCCGGTCAAGTGGCTCTTAAATCCCCTGGTGATAGGGTGGGGCGCCAGGGAGGACCCACAGGAAAGGGCGTGTTTGTGTGTATTGTTGTGACCTAATTTCCCGTCTGTTTACTTTATGACTGACTGCTTTCTGGTGGGGAGGGGGAGGGAGATGAGTTCGCCGCAGGAATGCCAGCGGAAACGAAAGGTGCAGCACTGACCTATTGTAATATTCCATGCCATATCAAGGTAGTGGTTAAGTGCGGTTGAGTTACTAGACCCACTCTGATAATGATTGCCCTACAGGGCCGGGATCGGGTTACATTACTTTGAAGGTGGTTTCTTCTGTTGttccatttaaatatttaattggggTAATTTGGAGTATTGATATAAGCATTAAGGCTTTCTCGGAGTTCTTTAAGGTAAAACCTTCAACGTAAGGTTGGTTTTGTTCTTTAAATATAAGTAAGATCTTCTATGGTATCTTAgataatttatagatttttcacATTTAACAAGTTTTTAGGCTAAAGAGAGATTTATTCGGACTTGTTTGttaaactatttatattttttataacatttttttagatttttatacccatttagggtattataattatgGTCAGAAGCTTGCAgagcagtgaaggagtcatttccgaccccattaatcatatatatttttgatcagcatcaaccggcgagtctttctagacatttcgcagagaaaaaaaaaatttcacttttttttttttcaaattttgataaggggttacatcattaaaattctttaaaatggaccaaaattctaatttcctaaaatttaaaatttagtaagcagatttgttaatcgagaaaaaactagcacagaaaagctttccgaattaaatttgatgattttttggcttagttatgatcaaATTTTTATTCAATACCATGAGCCTATGGAAAACtggaagggtataaaaatgtcgGCCTCCCGAGGCTagatttcttgtttttaattaccTTCAAATAGTTAGTAATGCCTCAAGTCGTAAGAGCACTTTCAAAAGtacttaataaaaatatatttcatattgaATGTAAATCTAGCTTTTTTTCAATTCATTATACTTATAAAAATACCTATTAATTAGAAATTCCATTTTAATATCCCTGTTGCATCCATAATAATTCCATAAACTGCCTCCCAGTTTGTCCGCATCTCTGTGACTTGCATGCGAAagataattattttcaattttacaactctaatcaaaattaattgcCGTACTCTTCGCTCAGTCAGTCTGTGTCTCTAGCGCAACCTACCCCTTGGCCACGCCACTCTATGGTCACGGCCCTTATCCGGAACCCAGCATAAACGCACAATTATGCTAATGGTTTACATGCCCAAGCCACAACAACCACTTGACTGAGCCCTCGCCAAGCGCTGCGTCAACCCACTCACCAACCAAGAGCTCTCACTCACTCTGCCTCGCTCTGTGTCCACTCCCAGAGAATTCTCTTCTCTGGCGACTGATTCACCGTGAGACCATCAGTCTACGTGCGTCCGGCGATGAAGTCACTTTGCTCATCAGTCCAGCAGGGCGTTGTATTTGCATTTGCGGAGAGCAAACTGAAATCTAAAAGGATC
Proteins encoded:
- the SLC22A gene encoding organic cation transporter protein, which produces MAASEAPPAEATVEVELPSQPPPPPSKDPEDVTLDAILKHLGQFGRFQLIIFLLICLPMMFHAMFSVTYVFTASTVTHRCDIEECDTPDSKFYEPHIEWSIPKNGNDPCNRYTNRDLPLWNGTDDICLAEHYTAETEACPGNKFIFRDNEVTISNDFDIYCDDEWKLSMVGTINNLGQFFGIPIGGFVADRYGRSFSIALGGIMGAVLGIVRSYSPSYVWFLIFEFLDNMTSSTLYSTCFVIGIELVGPRRRVLACSVITVFYAVGEVALAMFAKAFPDWRILLRITYMPSLILLAYFWILPESVRWLLSQGKEERAKGILRRAAKVNKRKLSETMLDKLVLANRDKLQQSAESRFPIREAFKNFKWRIANCSFCWIVHVLVYYGLSLNVVLLDGDKYNNFAYIALVEIPGFFMPLLIMDRFGRRYSLCGLMLFSGLCCIGTIFTGADQPVLQLVLFLIGKLTITASFQVLYFFASEIYPTNLRNSLLSFCSMMGRFGSMLAPQTPLLAKYYASAPALIFAGAAIVSGLLTLFFPETTNVVLPTTVQEADAIGVKKRPSQAKDLDLVVPASQPQ
- the PolH gene encoding DNA polymerase eta, which encodes MAAARSHVSMQSKYDRVVLLVDMDCFFCQVEEKQQPEYRNRPLAVVQYNPWRGGGIIAVNYAARAKGVTRHMRGDEAKDLCPDIVLCQVPNIREKADTSKYRDAGKEVANVLQRFTTLLERASVDEAYLDITETVNLRMQQMQSGAFALKPQELINTFAVGYTSIGDYVNKITKRFANPYVDDERFALSYDQNDLPAVRQSDIRLLIGASVAGEVRAAVKKETGYECSAGIAHNKILAKLAAGLNKPNKQTVLPLAEIPGLFDALPVGKIKGLGGKFGEVVCETMGIKFLGQIVKFTEAELQRKFDEKNGSWLFNISRGIDLEAVTPRFYSKSIGCCKKFPGRNNITGLKTLQHWLGELSSEINDRLEKDFIENNRKAKQMVVQYVQDIDGEEVASSRSTALKDYDQDLLAKYALDLIKANTKTFLRAGSEAALNNAIKFLGISVGKFETVSSAQNKLQEMFANQAAKKRRVSGEEPVPPPRVPVEIKPKQTEESKMQSFFANYLSKKEDKKPEATNPVVATPKEAPKKNFFEEYKQKLKAVSQAEGEAEETAITSTPPELKESFFSKFLKQQKVNRQQKPEAADEDSSDMQDLAEELDAIEANNEKDFDDDTVEDTDLTRPNQKSETEDSKAEKNLSIANSVAEQPPLTEEELQPSTSKRKFNEVDNSYKESYAEYAVPKMHYDLLPTVECDQCGAKIFDEIKALQTHRDHHFAQELSRQLKSEQREDRQKESRQKEATKPTPPKKPKKAASTSSASSGNSIAKFFSVKEPPPPVSDVPMQQCSECKAYIKSVDMPEHIDYHVARNLQRELNQQDLRTRAAALSKEKTSPAQAKKQKSKALNVTIGGSSSSGTKTIVQFFSQSH